In Geminocystis sp. NIES-3709, a single genomic region encodes these proteins:
- the rlmD gene encoding 23S rRNA (uracil(1939)-C(5))-methyltransferase RlmD: MQQGELVTLDIEDVSSEGNGIGKVNQQVVFVPNTVTGDQISSRIIRVKKKHAEGKLEQIHENSKYRIRPRCIVADKCGGCQWQHIDYEYQLKVKENQVKETLTRIGGFSDFTVEKIFSDDDLGYRNKVNYPLGVSETGTIKAGYYQQGSHQIVNINQCPIQDDRLNLLLKEIKQDLQQLQIPVYDEKTKKGALRHLCFRIGKNTGEILLTLVSAEVSNGIIEKQAQKWLQRYPNLVGVCLNHNPKSTNVIFGKETDLLAGRLYLNEIFAGLTFHLRPETFFQVNTNVAEALFNKVLQQLNLQGNETVIDLYCGIGTFTLPIAKKVGQVIGIESHNISIEQANRNAEINNIDNAKFILGETEVILPEIDERPDIIILDPPRKGCQPLVIETLLSLKPEKIIYISCHPATLARDLKMLCENGDYQLTFVQPADFFPQTPHVETAVILQRL; the protein is encoded by the coding sequence ATACAACAGGGCGAATTAGTTACTCTCGATATAGAAGATGTTAGTAGTGAAGGAAATGGTATCGGGAAAGTTAATCAACAGGTGGTTTTTGTGCCTAATACGGTGACAGGCGATCAAATTTCTAGTCGTATTATTAGAGTTAAAAAGAAACACGCAGAAGGAAAATTAGAACAAATACACGAAAATTCAAAATATCGTATTCGTCCTCGTTGTATAGTTGCAGATAAGTGTGGTGGTTGTCAATGGCAACATATAGACTATGAGTATCAACTTAAAGTAAAGGAAAATCAAGTCAAAGAAACTTTAACTCGTATCGGTGGCTTTAGTGACTTTACCGTAGAAAAAATATTCTCCGATGATGATTTAGGCTATCGCAATAAGGTTAATTATCCTTTGGGTGTGTCAGAAACAGGCACAATTAAAGCAGGATATTATCAACAGGGTAGTCATCAGATTGTTAATATTAATCAGTGTCCCATACAAGACGATCGACTCAACCTCCTTCTCAAAGAAATTAAACAAGATTTACAACAATTACAAATACCCGTTTATGATGAGAAAACAAAAAAAGGTGCATTACGTCATCTTTGTTTTCGTATTGGTAAAAATACGGGAGAAATTTTATTAACTCTTGTTAGTGCGGAAGTTAGTAATGGGATTATCGAAAAACAAGCGCAAAAATGGTTACAGCGTTATCCTAACTTGGTGGGAGTTTGTTTAAATCATAACCCGAAATCCACTAACGTTATTTTTGGCAAAGAAACAGATTTACTAGCAGGCCGACTTTATCTCAATGAGATTTTTGCCGGTTTAACTTTCCATTTGCGCCCTGAAACTTTCTTCCAAGTTAACACTAACGTTGCAGAAGCATTATTTAATAAAGTTTTACAACAATTAAATTTACAAGGGAATGAAACGGTAATTGATCTTTATTGTGGTATTGGTACATTTACACTACCGATCGCCAAAAAAGTAGGACAGGTTATCGGTATTGAGTCTCATAATATCTCGATCGAACAAGCTAACCGTAACGCAGAAATCAATAATATAGATAATGCTAAATTTATTTTAGGAGAAACCGAGGTTATCTTACCAGAGATTGATGAAAGACCCGATATAATTATTCTTGATCCACCAAGAAAAGGTTGTCAACCTCTAGTTATCGAAACTTTATTAAGTTTAAAACCAGAAAAAATTATTTATATAAGTTGTCATCCAGCTACCCTAGCAAGAGATTTAAAAATGTTGTGTGAAAACGGAGATTATCAATTAACCTTTGTACAACCTGCGGATTTTTTCCCTCAAACTCCCCATGTGGAAACAGCAGTAATTCTTCAACGACTTTAA
- the ftsY gene encoding signal recognition particle-docking protein FtsY, producing MFNWFRRNKENKENNPVTPVVVENKSTVEETKTEEVITPIADQVSLEWAKTAFANIQKQKQQLQETEPEETTLESVSETITEKIESSTIEPETAPSEDTVLEETIEENVPAWLQKSDRLEVLKETAIEPEQELDEDFLWSAQVLANQGRSPDDVSEDEFIWLKKLRQGLGKTRRNLINQLKSVVGQGPLNQEAVMEIEAMLLSADVGIEATDYIITTLQNKLKEEALPPEEAIAYLKQILQQVLDEPLKKLTKTEFEPEEDKLNIWLLTGVNGVGKTTTIGKLAHLAQTSGYKCIIAAADTFRAAAVEQVKVWGERTNTPVICNQGQNTDPAAVVFDGINAAIAREAHLLLVDTAGRLQNKKNLMEELAKIRRIIDKKAINAHIESLLVLDATLGQNGLRQAQIFSEAAQLTGIVLTKLDGTAKGGVALAVCQQLNLPIRFIGAGEGIEDLRPFSSYEFVEALLSA from the coding sequence ATGTTTAATTGGTTTCGTCGCAATAAAGAGAATAAAGAAAATAATCCTGTTACCCCTGTTGTTGTCGAGAATAAATCAACGGTAGAAGAAACAAAAACAGAAGAAGTTATTACCCCTATAGCAGATCAAGTCTCCTTAGAATGGGCAAAGACAGCTTTTGCAAATATACAAAAACAAAAACAGCAATTACAAGAAACAGAACCAGAAGAAACAACCCTCGAATCTGTTTCTGAAACAATCACAGAAAAAATAGAATCTTCCACCATTGAACCTGAAACCGCTCCCAGTGAAGATACTGTCTTAGAAGAAACCATCGAAGAAAATGTTCCAGCTTGGTTACAAAAATCCGATCGATTAGAAGTGTTGAAAGAGACAGCTATCGAGCCTGAGCAAGAGCTAGATGAAGATTTCTTATGGTCTGCTCAAGTTTTAGCAAATCAAGGAAGATCTCCCGATGATGTGTCAGAAGATGAGTTTATTTGGCTTAAAAAACTTCGGCAAGGCTTGGGTAAAACTCGTCGGAACTTAATTAATCAACTGAAATCTGTTGTTGGACAAGGGCCTCTCAATCAAGAGGCGGTGATGGAAATTGAGGCAATGTTATTAAGTGCGGATGTGGGTATCGAAGCCACAGATTATATTATTACTACTCTGCAAAATAAACTCAAAGAGGAAGCCTTACCTCCAGAAGAAGCGATCGCCTATTTGAAACAAATTTTACAACAAGTATTAGATGAACCTCTTAAAAAACTTACCAAGACTGAATTTGAGCCAGAAGAAGATAAACTCAATATTTGGTTATTAACAGGAGTTAACGGTGTCGGCAAAACTACCACGATCGGTAAATTAGCCCATTTAGCCCAAACATCAGGTTATAAGTGCATAATTGCGGCGGCGGATACTTTTCGAGCGGCGGCCGTGGAGCAAGTTAAGGTGTGGGGTGAAAGAACCAATACTCCTGTAATTTGTAATCAAGGACAAAATACGGATCCCGCCGCTGTGGTATTTGACGGCATTAATGCAGCGATCGCACGGGAAGCTCATTTATTGTTAGTTGATACCGCAGGAAGATTGCAGAATAAAAAGAACTTAATGGAAGAATTAGCCAAAATACGCCGAATTATTGATAAAAAAGCGATAAATGCCCATATTGAGTCATTATTAGTTCTGGATGCCACATTAGGGCAAAATGGACTCCGACAAGCCCAAATATTTTCGGAAGCAGCCCAATTAACAGGAATCGTATTAACTAAACTAGATGGCACGGCAAAAGGAGGAGTTGCCCTTGCGGTATGTCAACAATTAAACTTACCTATTCGCTTTATTGGTGCAGGGGAAGGCATTGAAGATTTACGTCCTTTTTCTAGTTATGAATTTGTTGAGGCTTTATTATCTGCTTAA
- a CDS encoding polysaccharide deacetylase family protein, giving the protein MAKWLPILTFHRIDEHYNPICYNLSLFESAITKLWEMNYTTISLEKAVNCLKTKKEFPNKSVVITFDDGDRTVYTQALVILQKFQMTATIFLTVDYIGSTFENRQMLNWQEIRQMQNLGMNFGAHTLTHPDLTSLSLSKIKEEVYQSKSSIEDNLGVSVTSFAYPYGNYNSLTKQIVQQYFTCACSTKLAPLNLNSDLYSLERIDTYYLRSKFLFNLLFNNLFPAYLELRRIPRNLRELLKIK; this is encoded by the coding sequence ATGGCTAAATGGTTGCCCATTTTGACTTTTCATAGAATTGATGAACATTATAATCCGATTTGTTATAATCTTTCGCTGTTTGAATCTGCTATCACCAAGTTATGGGAAATGAATTACACGACTATTAGTCTTGAAAAAGCAGTGAATTGTCTCAAAACAAAGAAAGAGTTTCCTAATAAGTCTGTAGTGATTACTTTTGATGACGGCGATCGCACTGTTTACACTCAAGCATTGGTAATTTTACAAAAATTTCAGATGACAGCCACGATTTTTTTAACTGTAGATTATATTGGCTCAACCTTTGAAAATCGTCAAATGTTAAACTGGCAGGAAATTCGACAAATGCAAAATCTAGGTATGAACTTTGGTGCGCATACTCTTACTCATCCTGATTTAACCAGTTTATCCTTATCAAAAATAAAAGAAGAAGTTTATCAATCAAAAAGTTCGATCGAAGATAATTTAGGTGTTTCGGTAACGTCTTTTGCTTATCCTTATGGGAATTATAATTCATTAACGAAACAAATAGTTCAACAATATTTTACCTGTGCTTGTTCCACAAAATTAGCACCTCTCAACCTTAACAGTGATTTATATTCTTTAGAAAGAATTGATACCTATTATTTAAGAAGTAAATTTTTATTTAACCTACTATTTAATAATTTATTTCCAGCATATTTAGAATTAAGAAGAATACCTCGAAATCTCCGTGAGTTACTGAAAATTAAATAA
- a CDS encoding glycosyltransferase family 2 protein, whose protein sequence is MYQISIVIPTYNRPEKLKNCLQSLTKLDYNKNSFEVIVVDDGSPQSLESIISYFQPLINLKCIQQKNLGPATARNKGVSQAQGEYMAFTDDDCEVTPLWLSIFADGFAQNPDAILGGFIINKLKENIYSEASQKLVDYLYSYYNAIPEQSKFFTSNNFAISKIIFQKIGGFNTTFPLAAAEDRELCDRLYSQGYKMIYLPKAQVEHSHYLTLKTFWQQHINYGKGAKHFHYIKAKKDLQTIKIEPINFYFNLLIFPIKSDFEIKNIKIMILFILSQWANLIGFVSKF, encoded by the coding sequence ATGTATCAAATTTCGATCGTTATTCCTACTTATAATCGTCCTGAAAAATTAAAAAATTGTCTTCAATCCTTAACTAAATTAGACTATAATAAAAACTCATTTGAGGTAATTGTAGTTGATGATGGTAGTCCTCAATCTTTAGAATCAATTATTAGTTATTTTCAACCTCTAATTAACTTAAAATGTATTCAACAAAAAAATTTAGGGCCTGCGACAGCAAGGAATAAAGGAGTATCTCAAGCCCAAGGGGAATATATGGCTTTTACCGATGATGATTGTGAAGTAACTCCTTTATGGTTGTCTATTTTTGCTGATGGTTTTGCCCAAAATCCTGATGCAATATTAGGAGGATTTATTATTAATAAACTTAAGGAAAATATTTATTCAGAAGCTAGTCAAAAATTAGTTGATTATCTTTATAGTTATTATAATGCAATTCCTGAGCAATCTAAGTTTTTTACCTCCAATAACTTTGCTATTTCTAAAATAATTTTTCAAAAAATAGGAGGTTTTAATACCACTTTTCCCTTAGCGGCGGCTGAAGATAGGGAATTATGCGATCGACTTTATTCTCAAGGTTATAAAATGATATACTTACCAAAAGCTCAAGTAGAACATTCTCATTATTTAACCTTAAAAACTTTTTGGCAACAACATATCAATTATGGAAAAGGAGCAAAACATTTTCACTATATTAAAGCAAAAAAAGATTTACAAACTATAAAAATAGAGCCGATTAATTTTTATTTTAATCTTTTAATATTTCCCATTAAAAGTGATTTTGAAATCAAAAATATTAAAATAATGATACTATTTATTCTTTCTCAATGGGCTAATTTAATTGGATTTGTGAGCAAGTTTTGA
- a CDS encoding lipopolysaccharide biosynthesis protein: MENEPKSSLVSSTIWVSVAELLFFPTGFITIAFLLRKIGPDGYGLFALASGLIAWIEWIMDSIFSNTTVKLISQSQSWQFIANGILKIQLSFSLAIFSCLILLTPWISELMHEPSLKPLLYLFALEIPLFNLAQLHQNILEGIGNFNPRAMAISVRWLSRMFLIIFLVELGMSVTGAIMGGLIAIILDLWISRQYVRPSLFGVADFQFQKLLNYAVPLFIATLCLRIDEKLDLFALKILGGSLEEIGLYASAQNIALLGQFIVPALVPITITTLTRIYQDQQIISTKQFIRNTFKIGFYHLPLAGIISVCSSEILSFLFGNTFDRAAPILSVLIFSSISSMMIAVIISILIGLNKPKWTFLIALPMPFLAFLGYWWLIPKYGSFGASIIHLVISIIACCIGFIVVYQFSGVSPPLLTFIRSSLVSVVVILIAFMFPFSGFFLIIKLMFLTIISFIILLLWGEFNNFTLSFKDIRQ, translated from the coding sequence ATGGAAAATGAGCCGAAATCCTCCTTAGTCTCTAGTACCATTTGGGTTTCCGTTGCAGAGTTATTATTTTTTCCGACAGGATTTATTACCATAGCATTTCTTCTGCGTAAAATTGGACCGGATGGTTATGGATTATTTGCCCTAGCTTCAGGCTTAATTGCTTGGATTGAATGGATAATGGATTCTATTTTTTCTAATACTACTGTTAAGCTCATTTCTCAGAGTCAATCATGGCAATTCATCGCTAATGGTATTCTCAAAATTCAATTAAGTTTTAGTCTTGCTATCTTTTCTTGTCTAATTTTGCTTACTCCTTGGATTAGTGAGTTGATGCACGAACCTTCTCTTAAACCATTATTATACCTATTTGCCTTAGAAATACCCCTTTTTAATTTGGCACAACTTCATCAAAATATCCTCGAAGGAATAGGAAATTTTAATCCTCGTGCGATGGCAATTAGCGTAAGATGGCTAAGTCGAATGTTTTTAATTATCTTCTTAGTCGAATTAGGAATGTCTGTCACTGGTGCAATTATGGGTGGTTTGATCGCCATAATCTTAGATCTATGGATTAGTCGGCAATATGTACGCCCTTCTTTATTCGGAGTTGCTGATTTTCAGTTTCAAAAACTTTTGAATTATGCTGTTCCTTTATTTATCGCCACTTTATGTTTGAGAATAGATGAAAAATTAGACTTATTCGCCCTCAAAATTTTAGGAGGCAGTTTAGAAGAAATAGGTTTATACGCCTCAGCACAAAATATAGCATTACTCGGACAATTTATCGTACCTGCTCTTGTACCAATAACCATCACAACCTTAACTCGTATCTATCAAGACCAACAAATTATATCAACCAAACAATTTATTCGCAATACCTTTAAGATCGGTTTTTATCACCTTCCCCTAGCAGGAATCATCTCTGTTTGTTCATCAGAAATTCTATCTTTTTTATTTGGTAATACTTTCGATCGTGCTGCACCTATACTATCAGTACTAATTTTTAGCTCTATTAGTTCAATGATGATTGCCGTGATTATTTCCATTCTCATTGGTTTAAATAAGCCTAAATGGACGTTCCTGATCGCCTTACCAATGCCTTTTTTGGCTTTTTTGGGATATTGGTGGTTAATACCGAAGTATGGCTCTTTTGGTGCATCAATTATTCATCTTGTGATTTCCATTATTGCTTGTTGTATTGGATTTATCGTAGTTTATCAATTTTCAGGAGTTTCACCTCCACTATTAACATTTATTCGTAGTAGTTTAGTTTCTGTTGTCGTTATACTTATCGCCTTTATGTTTCCATTTTCTGGATTTTTTCTGATTATCAAATTAATGTTTCTAACTATAATTAGTTTTATTATTCTTTTACTATGGGGAGAATTTAATAATTTTACTCTATCTTTTAAGGATATACGTCAATAA
- the lipA gene encoding lipoyl synthase: MNTLKTVTPKPDWLRVKAPQIQRVGNVKDILRDLNLNTVCEEASCPNIGECFNVGTATFLIMGPACTRACPYCDIDFDKAPKALDTTEPLRLAQAVKRLNLNHVVITSVNRDDLPDGGASQFVACIEATRQLSPHTTIEVLIPDLCGNWGALEIILQAQPEVLNHNTETVPRLYRKVRPQGEYGRSLELLKKTRELSPKTYTKSGIMVGLGETDTEVKQVMEDLRGVDCDIITIGQYLQPSSHHLLVKEFVTPTQFNSWSEYGKKLGFLQVVSSPLTRSSYHAEEVRKLMELYPRL, from the coding sequence ATGAATACATTAAAAACTGTAACACCAAAACCAGATTGGCTGAGGGTAAAAGCACCGCAAATTCAACGGGTGGGGAATGTTAAAGATATTTTGCGAGATTTAAACTTAAATACTGTCTGTGAAGAAGCATCTTGTCCTAATATTGGGGAATGTTTTAATGTAGGTACAGCCACATTTTTAATTATGGGGCCTGCTTGTACTCGTGCTTGTCCTTATTGTGACATCGATTTTGATAAGGCACCTAAAGCACTTGACACCACAGAACCCTTACGATTAGCCCAAGCAGTCAAAAGACTTAATCTCAATCATGTGGTAATTACCTCTGTTAATCGGGATGATTTACCAGACGGTGGTGCTAGTCAATTTGTGGCTTGTATCGAAGCAACTCGGCAGTTGTCACCTCACACCACGATCGAGGTGTTAATTCCAGACTTATGCGGTAATTGGGGGGCTTTAGAGATTATTCTACAGGCACAACCAGAGGTTTTAAACCATAACACAGAAACTGTACCAAGATTATATCGAAAAGTGCGTCCTCAAGGAGAATACGGTCGATCTTTAGAGTTGTTGAAAAAAACGAGGGAATTGTCCCCAAAAACCTACACCAAATCGGGAATTATGGTAGGGTTAGGAGAAACTGACACAGAAGTAAAACAAGTCATGGAAGATTTACGAGGAGTTGACTGTGATATTATTACGATCGGGCAGTATTTACAACCGTCTTCTCATCATTTGTTAGTCAAAGAATTTGTTACTCCTACTCAATTCAACTCTTGGAGTGAATACGGAAAAAAACTAGGATTTTTACAGGTAGTATCATCTCCATTGACTCGTAGCTCTTACCATGCAGAAGAAGTAAGAAAACTGATGGAACTATACCCTCGATTATGA
- the lptB gene encoding LPS export ABC transporter ATP-binding protein, producing MKLLLENVHKYYGKRCIVNRVNLKVSQGEIVGLLGPNGAGKTTTFYIATGLVKPNEGSVHLDEDNITNLQLNQRAKLGIGYLTQQASIFRNLSVKENIQLVLEQTNTSPRFRKMRLDQLIAEFRLEQVIDTQGSQVSGGERRRTELARALAVGKDGPKFLLLDEPFAGVDPIAVSEIQEIIAGLKDRGMGILITDHNVRETLAITNRSYIMREGQILASGTGEELYNNPLVRQYYLGDNFQV from the coding sequence ATGAAATTATTGTTAGAAAATGTCCATAAATATTATGGCAAAAGATGTATTGTTAATCGGGTTAATTTGAAAGTTTCTCAGGGAGAAATTGTTGGTTTATTAGGCCCTAATGGTGCAGGTAAAACCACTACTTTTTATATTGCTACGGGTTTAGTAAAGCCGAATGAGGGTAGTGTTCATTTAGATGAAGATAATATTACAAATTTACAATTAAATCAACGGGCTAAATTAGGCATTGGCTACTTAACTCAACAAGCAAGTATTTTTAGAAATTTGAGTGTAAAAGAAAATATACAATTGGTGTTAGAACAGACTAACACATCTCCTCGTTTTCGGAAAATGCGTTTAGATCAATTGATTGCTGAATTTCGATTGGAACAAGTAATCGATACTCAAGGATCTCAAGTTTCGGGAGGAGAAAGACGTAGAACTGAATTAGCAAGGGCTTTAGCCGTAGGCAAAGATGGCCCTAAGTTTTTATTGTTAGATGAACCTTTTGCCGGGGTTGATCCCATTGCCGTATCAGAAATTCAAGAAATTATCGCAGGACTCAAAGATCGAGGTATGGGTATATTAATTACAGATCATAATGTTCGAGAGACTTTAGCGATTACCAATCGATCGTATATCATGAGAGAGGGACAAATATTAGCATCAGGTACTGGTGAAGAACTTTACAATAACCCCCTCGTCAGACAATACTATTTAGGAGATAATTTTCAAGTCTAA
- a CDS encoding LptF/LptG family permease, producing MEKEPLSISLPKISVMDRYITIELLLPFLFGIGLFTSLGLSIGTLFELIRKVTESGLLLTVALKILLLRMPEFIALAFPMSVLLATLMAYSRLSSDSEIIALKSIGVNVYRLVVPAIILSLIVTGITFFINDVVTPSANRQATLTLQKALNRVRPTFKDRNILYPEYKTVEYEDGSTHSVLVRLFYAEEFNGEEMKDLTILDLSREGVNQILTSQTATWNIGENVWDFFNGTIYLISPDGAYRNIVRFEHQQLAVSRAPLDLAQRPPSYDEMSIAQAREHLKIVKLEANEKEIRKILVRIQGKISLPFVCLVFGLIGAALGVRPQNTNKATSFGICVGLIFSYYLLSFVSESMGIWGILTPFMAAWLPNLLGLGTGTWLLIQSAK from the coding sequence ATGGAAAAAGAACCCTTATCAATATCTTTACCCAAAATATCGGTCATGGATCGATACATCACGATCGAGCTACTATTACCCTTTCTCTTTGGTATTGGACTATTTACCTCTTTGGGATTGTCGATCGGCACACTATTTGAACTGATCCGCAAAGTCACAGAATCAGGACTATTATTAACCGTTGCCCTCAAAATTTTACTGCTAAGAATGCCTGAATTTATCGCCCTAGCATTCCCCATGTCAGTCCTGCTTGCTACCCTAATGGCTTATAGTCGTTTATCCAGTGATAGTGAAATCATTGCCCTAAAAAGTATCGGTGTTAACGTCTATCGATTAGTTGTACCCGCTATTATTTTGAGTTTGATCGTCACAGGCATAACATTTTTTATTAATGATGTTGTCACTCCTTCCGCAAATCGACAAGCCACCTTAACTCTTCAAAAAGCCTTAAATAGAGTACGCCCCACTTTTAAAGATCGAAATATTCTTTATCCTGAATATAAAACTGTTGAATATGAAGACGGTAGTACCCATTCAGTATTAGTGCGTTTGTTCTATGCTGAAGAATTTAATGGGGAAGAAATGAAAGACTTAACCATTTTAGATCTTTCCAGAGAAGGAGTAAACCAGATTTTGACATCTCAAACTGCTACATGGAATATAGGAGAAAATGTCTGGGATTTTTTCAACGGTACAATTTACCTCATATCACCAGATGGAGCATATCGCAATATAGTTCGTTTTGAACATCAACAATTAGCTGTATCAAGAGCTCCCCTCGATTTAGCTCAAAGACCACCCAGTTATGATGAAATGAGTATAGCTCAAGCTAGAGAACATTTGAAAATAGTTAAATTAGAGGCTAACGAAAAAGAAATCCGTAAAATATTAGTACGCATTCAAGGAAAAATATCTTTACCCTTTGTGTGTTTAGTCTTTGGATTAATTGGAGCGGCCTTAGGAGTTCGTCCTCAAAACACCAATAAAGCCACCAGTTTTGGTATTTGTGTAGGTTTAATTTTCTCTTACTATCTGTTATCCTTTGTCAGTGAATCCATGGGAATTTGGGGTATTCTTACCCCATTCATGGCGGCATGGTTGCCTAACTTGTTAGGATTGGGTACAGGTACATGGTTATTAATCCAATCTGCCAAATAA
- a CDS encoding RuBisCO accumulation factor 1, whose amino-acid sequence MTENKTLTPEEQEDIMTSLLHKEGCWVDWGKACQKLQQTGVKSQEIFEKTGLQTSQQNLVIVASQVYESLVKEGAQEDLLSYYQGPRSDVLYEFRILNHQERLAAALLAKEKQLDVDGASSVAKAIKHFSHLSQPPTGFTLHPGDAVAYQHWKNARQKKTLADKARLIAEGLKFAYSSTARQLIEQLLTEAADSSSTQNAPLLPIYRLETDEELPCILPVAGTFPLNVQHLDNIPILELVDPFGVTKISQGIELVCIPSWQVVLKAQHPAVIFCKSEDLPKQTSTKSEDLLIVVDLAVKEWNINHYFLVLEDDRLKLKWFNCAPSNQILGQLLLILRPKKILDEGNLTEPWQMDD is encoded by the coding sequence ATGACTGAAAATAAAACCCTTACACCAGAAGAACAAGAAGATATAATGACATCTTTATTACATAAAGAAGGTTGTTGGGTAGATTGGGGAAAAGCCTGTCAAAAACTTCAACAAACAGGAGTCAAGAGTCAAGAAATTTTTGAAAAAACTGGACTACAAACCAGTCAACAAAATTTAGTCATTGTTGCTAGTCAAGTTTATGAAAGTTTAGTCAAAGAAGGTGCACAAGAAGACTTATTAAGCTATTATCAAGGTCCTCGCAGTGATGTATTATATGAGTTTAGAATTTTAAACCATCAAGAAAGACTGGCTGCGGCTCTATTAGCTAAAGAAAAACAGTTAGATGTGGACGGTGCATCATCGGTAGCTAAAGCCATAAAACACTTTTCCCATTTATCTCAACCACCGACAGGTTTTACCCTTCATCCGGGGGATGCTGTTGCTTATCAACATTGGAAAAATGCCCGTCAAAAAAAGACATTAGCAGATAAAGCTCGTTTGATTGCCGAAGGCTTAAAATTTGCCTATTCTTCCACTGCTAGACAATTAATTGAGCAATTATTAACCGAAGCCGCTGATTCTAGTTCGACACAAAATGCACCTTTATTACCTATTTATCGTTTAGAAACTGATGAAGAGTTACCCTGTATTTTACCTGTGGCGGGTACTTTTCCTTTAAATGTTCAACACTTAGATAATATACCTATTCTTGAATTAGTTGATCCCTTTGGAGTGACTAAAATTTCTCAAGGTATAGAGTTAGTCTGTATTCCTAGTTGGCAAGTTGTTTTAAAAGCACAACATCCTGCCGTTATTTTCTGTAAAAGTGAGGATTTACCAAAACAAACCAGTACAAAATCGGAAGATTTATTAATAGTGGTTGATTTAGCCGTTAAAGAGTGGAATATTAATCATTATTTCTTAGTCCTAGAAGACGATCGACTAAAATTAAAATGGTTTAACTGTGCACCCAGTAACCAAATTTTAGGACAATTATTACTAATTTTAAGACCGAAAAAAATCCTTGATGAAGGTAATTTAACTGAACCTTGGCAAATGGACGATTAA
- a CDS encoding LptA/OstA family protein has product MKPSIDKSKTTLYSSLIALFLLTFSVVNVSAQFKFNQVKAQSVAPRQPLTVRSDVQEANSDTGVITARGNVYINYPARDLQATSTQAQYFSRERRLVLTGNVYVLQEGNTMRAETMTYLIDEGRFIATPETKQQVESVYLVEENETK; this is encoded by the coding sequence ATGAAACCCTCGATCGACAAAAGCAAAACAACATTGTATTCATCTTTAATCGCATTATTCCTCTTGACTTTTAGCGTTGTGAATGTTTCTGCACAATTTAAGTTTAATCAAGTAAAAGCTCAATCCGTCGCACCACGGCAACCTTTAACTGTTCGCTCAGATGTTCAAGAAGCCAATTCAGACACAGGTGTAATTACCGCAAGAGGAAATGTTTATATTAATTATCCCGCCAGAGATCTTCAAGCTACTTCCACCCAAGCTCAATACTTTAGTAGAGAAAGACGTTTAGTACTAACAGGAAATGTGTATGTTTTACAAGAAGGAAATACCATGAGAGCAGAAACTATGACATACTTAATTGACGAAGGTCGTTTTATAGCTACTCCAGAAACAAAACAACAAGTAGAATCGGTTTACTTAGTCGAAGAAAATGAAACTAAATAA